gagagagagagatgttaGAAGGGATGAGTAACAGTTGTTCAAATTTAATAATattaattgttttttatttacCTTAAAAAGGAAATCTTGAGATATAGAAAGCCTTAAAGAATTGAAGTTATCCATTTATACCCCCTACATGTTTAGCCTCTTTCTATATACAACCCCACACTATAATGGGGCATTTCTTGTTTTTTTATCAGTTTTGATAATAAGAAAAACACCGTTAAAATTTGTAAAATGTATTAAGTCAGGGTTTTTTCACGTGATACAGCAAGAAACATGGTGTTACGTGTAAAAATGGTGATCAAGCGTGTGAGCGAGAGATAGAAGAGAAAGAAACAAAAGAGGAAGAAAGTCTCAAATTCATTCGCTAATCTCATTCCAGTAACCAATTCGCTTATTAACAACTAATACAATTGACTAGCTACACCTTCAACCCTCATACTATGCTATTATTACATTTGACCCCCCTCTACTATTTGATACCTAACATTACTCCCCCCTTAAATATACAAAAGATGGCATACATATATTATAGAGTTAAATGCAATTTGCATCTCTGTGGTTTGATGGCGGGAGAAATTTGCCTTTCTAGAACTTTTGTATTGCACTGTACCTCCTCATGGTTTCCATCTTTCAAAGTCCGCACCCCTGCCCCGTCAGATTAACGTTATctttcatttaaaaaaatatgtgAAAAGGCCAAACTACCATTATTATCATTTCAGTATAACCCCTACGGTTTTAATATTCTAACACCCTTTAAACAAACTCATTCACCAAAATCCAAACCCATAAAACCTCCATTAGCGAATCCAAACTCATTGACCCATTACCCAGTgtcgaagcttgagatttccgaccggggtcgaaaacatatatacccaaaaatttctataaaaccggggggtcaaaaacgtatatacccaaaattttctatacaaaaactacatactctccactactaagcaaaaagttcggggggccagccgccccctcccgcccctaaGCTACGCCAATGCCATTACCACCTTCAAACCTAAACAAATGACCAATCCTAATTGACCCATTACCACCAGCAAACCTGGACAGATCTGGAACCACGAACAATGAACACATTCTAAAAGCCTAACTCATGAACAAGAACAATGCACACATTCTGCAAGCCTAACTTATTAACAAGAACAATGAACACATTCTGTGGTATATAGATTGGTCACTGCAATCCTAACTCATGAACACATGAACTTGCAAACCATTGTGTCCTACATACAAACCATGAAACCAGTGATGCATTTTGTCCTACATACAAATGCAAAATGCATGTCCTAGTATTATCCAAACCAGTGACCCAATACTAATATTGTCCTCCTAATACTGTCCTAAAGTATACTTTCCTAATCATACAAACCATGCAATGTCATTATACTATCCTAATGCATACTCTCCTAGTCATACAAACTATGAACGCAATGGCATTTTGTTGCGACTTGAAATTAGGAATTTAAAGCGTACTTTTATGCTTTTTAATCACGAGAAGCTCGCAACACACCAAACACAATTGTGACTAGTGTATAGAACGAGCGAGTGGCAAAATCACTGTTGTGAACATGTACCTGATATTGTCATGTATAATAAATAAATCGTATATGATGTAGCACGACTACTCTCACTATGACTTGTGCATCGGATTTAGATATCTCAAAAATAAGTTCAACTAAGTGAATTATAAGATGATGAACTTCAACTAAGTGAATTATAAGATTGAAGCCATTGACATctgataaaacaataaataaGGCGTAGTTGAATTCACAAAATGTCATTATCCATGGAACTAATTCACCTAAAAATAAAGGTGGGCGGGAAGGACCTCCGGCCAGGCCCGATATTTCGAAGGacacgttatttaaaaaaaaatcgatatgtatatgtaaaaaaataaattaatagggtatacccatacaaacaccaacataggcccacttacaaaacaatttttatggtttagattagttatcagcccattgacattaggtttagacctttagtgagccaaatacccaatttcgttaaggcatAAGGGCATTTTTTTAAGCTCGAACATGGTACATGAAATCTCAGGGCCGGCCCTACTAGGTGTAGGTCTAAAATAACCATAATTAAACATCAATGACACTAATTGAACCTTATTCACCGGAAGTGACCATAAATTACCTTAACTGAACGTCAAGACGACATTATAAAGACTTAGTACCTCGGAGCagacaatcaatcaatcaatcaggGTAAAGATTTTAAAGAAATCATATGCTTCGAGATGAAGATTCCACTAGTTTGCATGTCTTAATGTAACTTGTTCTTAATGAAGTTAAAATTAAATAAGTTATATTGCATTTATTATTAACAGGAAAAAAATCTACATATATAGCAAGTTTTGAAGCTAAAAAGGAGACACATTAACCTACCCACTGATGGTACACCATGAATGCAGTCTTGGACCACAATATTATACTACCTACCATTCAAAAACAGagaataataaaagtattaacaAATTTGAATAGTttgaaataatataaaaaaaggtGAAAACACAGGCTCCCAGCTTATTAGGGTCCTCTCTCTTGTGCTCCAATATTGTCTGCCACTACCTTATTTCTTCCCAAAGACACATGATGTTTCTTCTTTCACAATCTCATTTTGGGCACCATCATTACACAACCAACTTTAATCAAACAACCATACCAATACTTGTACATAACCGTCGTTAAAACAATATATTCAAGTAAGCAATATGTTCGTTTTCGCAGTTATAAACTTATAACTGTTTACGTATTGAGTGGCCTCATCTCAAATTAAACCAGAAAACAAATTCATATTCTATAATCCTGTATGTTAAATCAGTTGAAGTTATAGAACATTCAAAAAATACTAATTATTCAAAATACAAGATCTTTCATCAAGGGAAAAAAGAAGGGTAAAACAATGATTTTACTGTAATAATGTATAGTATATTTTTGCACTCTTAAGAACTGACCTCTCCTTTAAGCAGCACCAATTGATGAACTCAACACTTGGAGCTACAAAAGATCAAACATCGGGCAAAATATTTAACATTTTTTTCGGTTAGTGATGTATAGGTTAAATGTAAATTGTAACCGTGATGGCTAAATTAAATACCTTATTTACAAGAGTGTTTACTTGTTCTCTGTACATCTCCTTCAGGTCCACGATATCAGCCCGAAGTTCTTCAAGCTACACAACAAATAGTTTCGTGATATGGGTCATGTACAGGCATATAGCTATAACTAAGACGTACAAGTGGCAGTTCAACCCATTGAGATGAGTTGATTTGGGTTGTGTTTTATCTCAAACAGGTTAAATCTAAATAATCATCCAAAAGGGAATGGGTTGAAAGTCAGCCCAAGTCTATGGTCATAATATTGTTTTTTAACACaacccgccgcgcgttgcggcggcggcGTACGCGACGTATAAATTGTATACTACAATGAACCCGACTCGTTTCCGAACTAAATTAATGTTGAAACGTAGAGTAATCCGAATTCATACGGTtgaatgaaaatgtattatatttgacccaccttgtttccaaacaaaattaCGTCGAAACGAAGACCAactcaaaacgtacataaaataaacacgtgtTGGCATCGTACGCGGCGTGATAAAGTACAGACTACGATCGACCCGAATCGTTTTCCGAACTAAATTTAAGTCGAAACGTAGCAACTCAAATTTATATCGtcgaatgaaaacgtattatatttgagtAGATTTCTTtgcaaacaaaatttacgtcaaagcGTAGTCCAACTCAAAACGTACATATAAATAAAACATTATATAATTGATccgactcgtttccaaacaaaaaTTACGTTAAAGCGTAGAcgaacttgaatttataccgacacgtacataaaaattaaaaaaaaaaacgtgagAAGTTAGTTTTAGGATAACTTGAAACTTTAGAAACTTGAAGGGACCAAAGTGACATTTACAAATTTGCAGGGTTATTTTTTACATTATTGCGAAGTTAGGGTAGAATGGGTCGGTGCCACCGACCTCTATCTTAAAGGTATTATGAATTGTAACAAAAAGAACTAAATTTGCAGTCAATGAATTTTTTTAAAAGCCGCTCGTATGTACCTCCTCATCACGTTCACCCATCAACTCGAGTGCAGCCGCGTGTCTACGTCTTAACGCTTCCATCTCTGCCTTCATGCCAGGCAGCTGAGACACTTCTGATCGTAACTTTTCACACTGCACAAAAAATAATTACTCCACGATGAAGATTAAAACACATAACCcgttgttattttttttataatttttttgggGGTGTATAAAAAGTGAGAATATAACAATTTGATCAAAAACGTACCTCTGCAGTCATTTTAACCAACTCCTCAGCAAGAGAGTCCCGAATGGATTCCATAGATGCCTGGTATTCAATAATGaatatttcccctttttaaaaatattaattacatTTATAAAAGATGTGATATTACCAATCTAGACATGTAAGATGCAAGTTCACCCTCCTTGTGTCGAAGAGCAGCTTCAAGGGCATTCGGCGTTTTACTCTTTAAATAATATGAAGTCTCTCCGGGATTTCTTCTTTCCGAGAGAGTATCAGATGAGTCCAAAGACGCTTGCAAATAAAAACTTTCCTCCATACTACTCAAACTGCTGGCACTCGAGAGTCTGCGAGTCAAACCTGCACACAAAAGTCAacattataaaaaaaatacaaaaaagagAAACGAATCTGAAAACATATCTATATTACTATATAAAACATCTGATTGGGATAGAGATGTAATTTCACAATTTTTTTAAGACACCTGTTACAACGTTTGAAGCATAGGGTACAACTACAAATGCTTCTTGCAATAGTTCCTAATTTGCCCCTATTTAATAAACTTCACTTAATTAATACATTATTTAATACACATGAGATTATTTAGTTCACTACATTTACTATTATCttatttataatactttgaactaatatttaaatttacatttactatttatatttttataactaaatACTATTTAAGTTAAGTATTAAGTATATAATTACTAAATatttacataataataataataataataataataataataataataatatttataaaactttaaactAAGATTTAAATTTAcaattattatttataattttataactAAATACTATTTAATTAAGATTTATCTTAGTTTAATAATCTAATTACTAAATatttacataataataataataataataatgcccaaatataatcagtgtttaaagtagATCGCGTTAGATTGCGGTCTCCAAAAGAGGCTTAGTGACACCCGCCGCATCGCACGGGTCAACCCACTAGCACCGATATACAGTTATTTACACATTAATAGCTACTTTACCATTCTCCGATGTCGATTTTGTCCTGGCTATCTTGTTTTGCTCGAGAAGAGCTGTAGATTGAAGGTGAGCCGCCTTTTCCAGTTCCAGACGTGCATTTTTTTCACGTTCGATATCCTGTAATCATCATCACCGTAAGTCCGTAATTATATtgtttaaaaaggttttaaagCAAACTAAATGGTAGTATGGTACCTGCTGCAGGAGTTCACGGTGGGTCAATGCTTCCTGCAGCTCTTGCTTATGTTTCGTTTTGAGTTCTTTAATTTCATCTTGAAGCCGACTCACTCGACCTTCATGCGTATCGGCTTCCTCTTTTAATGCAAGGTAATCCTGCCTGCTTTCAGCTGCTCTTTGTCTTTCTTTTTCAAGGGACCGAGTTAGTTGTGTTTGCTCTGTTCTCAAACACGATATCTGAGCTTCAAGAACATTTATGCGAGATAACGTTTGTGATAATCGTTCGTTAACAGAACGCTCTCTTTCCTCTGCTCCTGCAGCTTTGGCCTCCGCTTCCTGTGAGTTTTAAATATTAGCAAGCTTTAAACGCGCACAACAAAAAGACGAATAAAACTTTAAGTCTTTAACGAACCTGAAGACGTGAGTTTAGTGATCTCTCTACAGCATTCCAAGCTTCTGCCTTTCTAGCAGTTGTTTtctaaaagaagaaaaaaaaagagttaaacgAAAAAGCGTTGAAGGTGAAACTGTGTAAAATGAAACGAACCTGAATAGCTTCAATCTGTCTCAAAAGAGGCCTAGTAGATTCCGGAACTTGTGTAACCAACTCTTCACATCGACGCTCGCTTGCCTGGAGACCAATGAATAACGTAAGATGTTCAATGTGGCAAAATAGGCGAGCCATGTGGATTTGGATAACTGGTCAAAATATAGTCTTGatattttataaaacttttaAAAAATAACTAGGTTATCAAATATGATTACAGATTTTTATTTAATCATTAATAATCTAATCTATtgaaagagtaaaatgccattttcgtccataaggtttggccagttttgcgactttcgtccaaaggtttggctagttttgcgactttcgtccaaaggtttgtttttccgcatctggatccaaaaggtttgaaatcttgtcattttcatccggctcgttaactccatccatttttctccattaagtcgggggtatttctgtcttttttgctaacttaaaaggcaattcggtccttttcactttatgtaaaaagactaAATACCCCTGagaagaccgaattgccctttaagttaacaaaaaagacggaaatacccctaacttaacggagaaaaattggatggagttaacaagccggatgaaaatggcaagattttaaaccttttagatccagatggggaaaacaaacctttggacgaaagtcgcaaaactggccaaacctcggggacgaaaatggcattttactcatatTGAAAAAATAATTTAGGAGGTTGTATGCATCGAAATACGCCTTGGGAAACTTTCGAGCCCCTTTGACCCGTTTTCTTTTGAGCTCCGTTTCTTAATTCTTCTAGTTTGACTTGTTAGGGCTATGACATAACCCGAATCGACTCATTCACAAGTAGTTTTATATTATAGACTCAGGACACACTTGGTATCGTTTTTGAAGGTCCTCAATGTCTCTCCTTAGCATATCTTCTTTAAAAACCGCCTGCAACAACAAAAGGTAGTAAACTCAAACAATTTAtacaaaatgaaaataaaaaaaaaaatagaaaaggtTTTTTAAATGCAAACCTGCTGCTCCTTTCGGCTCAGAGTTTGCCTTAATTCTTCGAGGGTTTGAACTAGCATAGCTTCGCGTTCTTCGGCTTCCTTTAGCCTGCTCTCTAGTTCATTTCTAGCTTCATCATTTGCACGGGACTCTGCTAATGCTTCAGCTTCTTTGGCTGCATTTAAAGCAGTCGTATAGAACTCTTTTTGAGTTGCCAGCTCAGCATGGTTTTTCTCGATTGTTTCTTGTAGCAGCTTCTCTGTAGCCGCCTTGTCCCTCTTTATACTCTCTACTTTGTTCTCTTCAACCTAACAAATTACtcaaaaaaagaaacaaaaaaattgAATATGTTTGGTATGTAATTCGTTTTGTTACTTGGTGAACGTACATTTAACTTTCTTGACAAATATaaataggaaaaattacaagttttgtcctttatctttataccacttttcaggcggtgtcctttttaacgaatgttgacaggcggtgtcctttactaggtattttgttgcaagtttagtcctttacacccaacccagttaaaaaaccctgttaattgttgacaggcggtgtcctttactaggtattttgttgcaagttcaGTCCTTTACATTGGCGAagctttgaaggggccgggaggggcgcccgaccccccgaacttttcgctcagtagtgttatatatgtagttttcgtatagaaatttttgggtatatacgttttcgaccccccgattCTATAGAAATTTTGGGTCTATACGTTTTCCGACCCCCCCGTCGAAaacgtcaagcttcgccactggtccTTTACCTaagtattttgttgcaagtttagtcctttacacccaacaattaacagggttttttaactgggttgggtgtaaaggactaaacttgcaacaaaatacctagtaaaggacaccgcctgtcaacattcgttaaaaaggacaccgcctgaaaagtggtataaagatataggacaaaacttgtaatttttccataTAAATATAAGTTGCTCACAGGGGTAGAGAATGTGATTACCTGTAACTTTGTTGTTAATCCCTTTTTCTCTTCTTCAAACTCCCTGATCTAGCATTCAcccaaataaaaacaaaatttatatataaaaaaaactcttTAACGTAACGTCATATGCAAAGTAATGGTTTTGGGCTTCTAAAGGAAAAAAAATAGCTTTATTTAATTTTATACCTGCGCACGTAGTTTCCTAATTGTCGCTTCTTGAGCAGCTTGTTTCTTAGACAGCTCTTCACCTAAAAGCAAAAAACGGAGCCACATCATAATTTTATATCTAGAAATTACTGGAAGTTGTAAAGGTATTTACAACTAGACTTGGTCAATAAAATgtaaattatttaataaaagagtaaaatgtcattttcgaccctgaggtttggtcagatTTTTGACTTTCGTACAAAGGTTTATTTTTCCGAATTTgggtccaaaaggtttgaaatcttgccattttcatccggctcgttaactccatccatttttctccgtaaGTCGGGGTATTTTCGTTTTTTTGTTAACttgaagggcaattcggtcttttcactttatgtacaagcatttaacataatgtacaagtattcaaaatatccttactaaataaaaaaaaagacgAAGATACCCCTGACTTAGTagagaaaatggatggagttaacgagcgagatgaaaatggcaatatttcaaaccttttaaattcagatgcagaaaaacaaacctttgaacgaaagtcacaaaactgaccaaacctcagggacggaaatgacattttactcttaaCAAAATGTTCTTCAAACTAATTACCTTCTGCCATAACTTGAGTGATGATTTCATCTTTTTCCTTCAGAAGAGCAGCGGCGTCACTTTTTTTATTTTGCTCTCTGCGTAGGGTATCTCTTTCCCGAGTCAGAGCATAAACCTGAATTTAAATAGTTGTGAGTCAATATTCAGCACTTGTTATTCAAATTTGACTACTATGCTTTAGCTACTAAATTAAAACATTtctgaaaagaaaaataatgatATGAAAAAAGATGTAGAATATACAAACAGTTACCTTTCTTTCAAGAGTTGAGACCCTTTGATGATACTCTTCACGTAAAGACTCGACTTCGGCTTCATTTGATTTTCTCTGTTTAAGTATGTGAAACAGTTATAAAGCAACAAAAAGAGCACAAACGATAGAAAAATATCTAAAAATTGCATTTCGAATTTGCGCATTCTCTCCAGGCGGTAATAAGATTTATAACAAAGTaaagaaacaaaataaaaatcaaaactatACAGAAAATTTGAATGTAACGTGTCCTACCGTTTGTTCCTCAAGCAAAGACTTCAGCTGCTCGTTCTCATTCATTAGCTTCGCGAGTTCATCAGCTTTCGCCTGGTAGTATGTTTCAGACGATTACAAAAATGTATATAGTAAAAAAACCATTACGGTAATAACAGTATTGAACGCGTCTATTAAATATATTCTTATCCTATGCAACCAAAGTAGAAACGAACTGTGAATGTTCATTAGGGgtgttaaacgggtcgtgttcgtggGTTGGGGGGTTCAACCCGAATCCGAtcgtgtcatacatatgaacccgaacatgACCTGAATATTTGCGTGTTGactcgaacacgacccgttcaccccaatatttttttattttataattttttccacaacttattaatatattaaaattaaaattcactacaaaaaacacaaattaaattataaaatcttatgtcaATTTCTCTTTTTAGGTTATAATTACGACAAAAATACACACCCAAGTTAATTTATGACATCAAACATATTGTaagaaaatataatataatataaaggGGTTAAATGGGTCAACCTGAcaacccgaccaggttgacccgaacccgaacccgttcaacccgaatatttttttattttataattttttccacaacttattaatatattaaaattaaaattcacTACAAAAAACAcatattaaattataaaatcttgtGTCAATTTCTCTTTTTAGGTTATAATTACGACAAAAATACACACCCAAGTTAATTTATGACATCAAACATATTGTaagaaaatataatataatataaaggggttaaacgggtcaacccgacAACCTGACCAGGTTGACCTGaacccgaacccgtttagctaaacgagttcgtgggttcaacctgaaactgactcGAACctgtttagactaaacccaaacccttGAGTTTCGTGTTAAGTTCGTGTCGTGTTTTcaggtcgtgtcagaaattcactcCCCTAATGTTTATGCACCTGAGCTTGTGTAGCAGCTCCTAGAAGTGCAGTCTCCATTAATTTCATCTCCCGCTTCACATTCTCGAGCTCAACCACCGAATCCGAATATTCAGACAAATTCCTTTCCAAACTCGACGGTTGTTCTTTAACTTCCGCTTCGTGTTCAGTAGCAGTTGTGTTACCGTCATCTAAAACCACATCAGGGACGATCTCAGAAACATCATCTGAAACTTGTATAGCCTCTTCTTGTCTCTTTGATTCCTCTTCAGTCTTTTGTAAATCAAGCGGTTGACTCACCGCGTTTGACTCCAGGACGATACCTGCGGCTTGATCTTCGGAACTTGTTGACTCGGGTTCTGTTAACTTATGGTCGGGAAACTCTAATGGGTCAGTATGATCTGCGCTTGGTTCTTCAGATATTCCAATGTGTGATTTTTGTGCATTACTTGTGTTTAGGGCGATGGCTGCAAGTTCATCTGCCAGCTCATCAATAATTGTTTCATCCCTGCTCTCTACTTCATCCGAAGCGGTAACATGCGTTTCTTGATGCTGCTCTTCAGGCTTTAAAGTTTCAACATTTGATTCTCTAACTTCACTGGCGGTAGTAGCAGGATCATCAGTTTCGTTTTCACGAGAAGATGATGGAAGACTTGAAGACTCGAGATTTTCCGATGACTCGGCGTCTTCGTCCTCGTCTTTCTGACCCATAAATGACATTAAATCCGTCGACCATAACCCTGAAGCTGAAAGTAAACAAGTAAATGATacatacaaacaaacaaacccaagATAACCAAAAGTACTAAAAATGATCATGGTATTTACAACTAGCATAAGGTGGTGAGTAAACTATAATAGCAAGTTCGACTCAAAACCGGTCTGATAGGGTGAACCAGACAGGTCAGACCCCCGGTTCCCGGTCCAGTCCGGTTTTCAAAACATTGATAGCAAcagaaaaaacaacaaaaagacGAGAAAAAGTAGCACCAGCCCCTATAAAAAAATGTACCCAAAACGGTACACGAAAGGTGTCGATTTCAACCCATCCATCTAAAAACAGGTCAATTCGGGTCAAACTTAATGGGTCAAACCGATTAAACTACAATAATTCAGCTAATAAAGAAACACTACCTTCAGAAGTGGAAGAAGTTCCATCAGGATTCTCTTCCAACCCGAGAGCATTATCGAAATTCTTTTCGATAGTCTTAACACCGGCGCTGATCTTGTTAACCGCCTCGGAGAAATCCGGAAAGTTCCCACTAAACCAAGCCATATCCTAACCTATAAAATCTCCACAATGCTTAAAACTATACAGAACAAATGCACCAAAAACCCTAATGTTACACCAATTTGCGTGACATCATCAGCACCGAATGGTGTAACATCATCAGCTCTGAATCAATCTAACACGGAAGAACAGAAAATATACAATTTCAGGATCTAGGGTTTTATACTAATTGAAGAACCGATATTGTGATTTACAGATTTAGATACTTACTATATTTAAAATGTTGAAGGAATCTCGGTTGATTTGTAGTGAATCTGAATGATTTGATGCTGGAAGGTAACAAGTGTGTCTAGATCAGATAACCTGAACGATGAAGATTTGATGATTTAACTGGAATTATGTGGGAAATAAACGCATGTTGAAGGTGATGATCAGAAAATATATGAGATGCAGATTTCGTATTTGGTTTACAGTTGAATAACTACAAATTTGACAAATAAAGTGATGCTATAAATGATATATTACTGAAAACAGTAAGAGTATTGTGACTCCTGCAACAATGGCAGAGAAAGAGCAGAATTCCCAATCCAAAAATAAAGGAAGTTGGAATTGCTCATGTGTGAAGTCGTGTTAAAATTCTGATTTAGGTCGCTCTAATTTTTAATTTGTATTTGTTTAAAAactttttatatatgttttcatTGTCTTTTCTCATCTATACACATAAGTGTGTGTGTATTAGTGATTTGAGTATTGAAGTGCGTGGGAGTGGCTTGATTGGTTTTACAAATGAAGCTCGTT
The sequence above is drawn from the Helianthus annuus cultivar XRQ/B chromosome 12, HanXRQr2.0-SUNRISE, whole genome shotgun sequence genome and encodes:
- the LOC110894229 gene encoding golgin candidate 5 isoform X2, which produces MAWFSGNFPDFSEAVNKISAGVKTIEKNFDNALGLEENPDGTSSTSEGLWSTDLMSFMGQKDEDEDAESSENLESSSLPSSSRENETDDPATTASEVRESNVETLKPEEQHQETHVTASDEVESRDETIIDELADELAAIALNTSNAQKSHIGISEEPSADHTDPLEFPDHKLTEPESTSSEDQAAGIVLESNAVSQPLDLQKTEEESKRQEEAIQVSDDVSEIVPDVVLDDGNTTATEHEAEVKEQPSSLERNLSEYSDSVVELENVKREMKLMETALLGAATQAQAKADELAKLMNENEQLKSLLEEQTRKSNEAEVESLREEYHQRVSTLERKVYALTRERDTLRREQNKKSDAAALLKEKDEIITQVMAEGEELSKKQAAQEATIRKLRAQIREFEEEKKGLTTKLQVEENKVESIKRDKAATEKLLQETIEKNHAELATQKEFYTTALNAAKEAEALAESRANDEARNELESRLKEAEEREAMLVQTLEELRQTLSRKEQQAVFKEDMLRRDIEDLQKRYQASERRCEELVTQVPESTRPLLRQIEAIQKTTARKAEAWNAVERSLNSRLQEAEAKAAGAEERERSVNERLSQTLSRINVLEAQISCLRTEQTQLTRSLEKERQRAAESRQDYLALKEEADTHEGRVSRLQDEIKELKTKHKQELQEALTHRELLQQDIEREKNARLELEKAAHLQSTALLEQNKIARTKSTSENGLTRRLSSASSLSSMEESFYLQASLDSSDTLSERRNPGETSYYLKSKTPNALEAALRHKEGELASYMSRLASMESIRDSLAEELVKMTAECEKLRSEVSQLPGMKAEMEALRRRHAAALELMGERDEELEELRADIVDLKEMYREQVNTLVNKLQVLSSSIGAA
- the LOC110894229 gene encoding golgin candidate 5 isoform X1, with amino-acid sequence MAWFSGNFPDFSEAVNKISAGVKTIEKNFDNALGLEENPDGTSSTSEASGLWSTDLMSFMGQKDEDEDAESSENLESSSLPSSSRENETDDPATTASEVRESNVETLKPEEQHQETHVTASDEVESRDETIIDELADELAAIALNTSNAQKSHIGISEEPSADHTDPLEFPDHKLTEPESTSSEDQAAGIVLESNAVSQPLDLQKTEEESKRQEEAIQVSDDVSEIVPDVVLDDGNTTATEHEAEVKEQPSSLERNLSEYSDSVVELENVKREMKLMETALLGAATQAQAKADELAKLMNENEQLKSLLEEQTRKSNEAEVESLREEYHQRVSTLERKVYALTRERDTLRREQNKKSDAAALLKEKDEIITQVMAEGEELSKKQAAQEATIRKLRAQIREFEEEKKGLTTKLQVEENKVESIKRDKAATEKLLQETIEKNHAELATQKEFYTTALNAAKEAEALAESRANDEARNELESRLKEAEEREAMLVQTLEELRQTLSRKEQQAVFKEDMLRRDIEDLQKRYQASERRCEELVTQVPESTRPLLRQIEAIQKTTARKAEAWNAVERSLNSRLQEAEAKAAGAEERERSVNERLSQTLSRINVLEAQISCLRTEQTQLTRSLEKERQRAAESRQDYLALKEEADTHEGRVSRLQDEIKELKTKHKQELQEALTHRELLQQDIEREKNARLELEKAAHLQSTALLEQNKIARTKSTSENGLTRRLSSASSLSSMEESFYLQASLDSSDTLSERRNPGETSYYLKSKTPNALEAALRHKEGELASYMSRLASMESIRDSLAEELVKMTAECEKLRSEVSQLPGMKAEMEALRRRHAAALELMGERDEELEELRADIVDLKEMYREQVNTLVNKLQVLSSSIGAA